The following nucleotide sequence is from Nitratidesulfovibrio termitidis HI1.
CCGCTCGTTGAACGCCGTCATGCCCTGGTCGTACAGCGCCTGGGCCGTGTCCACGGCTGCTGCGGCAGGTTTGGCGGCGGGCGCGGGGGCCGCCTTGGCGGGTTCCGCGTTGGTCACGGCCATGGTGCCGCTTTGCGCCGGGGGCACCGTGACCGGCCCGGTGGGCTGGCTCGATGGCGCGACGACAAAGCCGTTCTCCTTGCCGGGGTTTACAAGCAGGACCGGGGCATTGGGGTCGCCCGCATGGGTCGTGCCGGTGGACGATACGGCGCCCGTGGCGCCTGCGGGCGCAGGGGCCGCCAGCACGCTGTCGATGTCGATGGCCAGTTGCGAGGCCATCTGCCGCAGGGCGATATCGTGGCGGTTCAACTGGTCGCGCATCTGGGGCAGGTCGCGGCTCTGGTCGCCGGTGGCGTTCAGGCGCATCTGCATGTCGTCGATCTGGCCGCGCAGAGTGGCGATTTCCTGCCGGGTGGACTGAACCTGCGACCAGGTGTCCGCCTGGGCAGGCTGCACGCCGGAAAGCTGCGAGTTCAAGGTCTGGATCTGCTGGTCCTGGCGCATGACGCGCGCGTTCAGGGCGTCCACGTCTTCCTGGCGCACGCAGCCGACAAGGGCCACCAGCGCCGCCAGGGAGCACACGGGAAGGATGCGACGGTAAAGAATGCGGGTCTTCATGGCTTTTGGTCCGCCTTTCGGTTCACTAATTGCTGGGCGTAAGGGTTCGGTGCCCGGGCCGGGTGCCGACCATGCGGCGCGGCAGGGGCGTGGGCCGGGCCTGCGTCACGGCTTGCGGGCGTGCCGCTGGCCGAAGACGAGGTAGGCAAGGCCGCCGAGCACGGGAAGGAATATCCCGGCCGCCATCCACAGGGCCTTTTCTGCCGGGCGGTCGAACTCGTGCTTGTAAGAATGCCAGATGCACCACAGGTTGGGCAAGATGGGAATGGCAAGCAGGGGGATGAGCAGGGCCATGTTCATGCGGGTATCCTACCGGGCGTTCGAACGGTTGCGGGGTGCGGGCTGGCGGTACATGGCGATGAAGGCCAGGAACGCGCCCACGCAGATGGCGATGTCCGCCACGTTGAAAGCGGGCCAGTGCCAGTCGCCCACGTAGAAATCCAGAAAGTCGATCACCGCGCGAAAGCGCACCCGGTCGATGAGGTTGCCGAGCGCGCCGCCGAGAATGCAGCCGAACCCGGTGAACAGCACCTTGTCGTCCTGCGCGGCGCGGGTAAGCGAAATGATGGCCCACACGGCAAGCACCGTGGCCACCAGGAACAGCCAGAACTGCCATTCGATGTCGGAACGGTTCAGAAAGCCGAAGGCCGCCCCCCGGTTGCGCACGTTGACCAGGTCGAAGAACCCGGTGACGACCGGCACCGAATGCTGCTCCGGAATGGCCGTCACCGCCCACAGCTTGGTAAGCTGGTCCAGGCCGATGACGGCGGCGGCGATGGAGAAGACCATGACGAATCTGGGACGCATGGGGCCTCTTGGGGCTTTGGGCGCATGCCCCGCCCGGCGGCGCGGTTAACACCGCCGGGTGGGGAGGATGAACGGACCAGTTGCCGCAGTTTCCGCTGTCGCAGCTGTCGCTGTTGTCGCCGTTACTCGGCGCCGCCGGTGCGCAGCACCGTGGTGCAGCGGGCGCAGGCGCCGGGGAAGTCGGGGTCGGCACCCAGTTCCTCGTGGTAGATCCAGCAGCGTTCGCACTTGGCGCCGGGGGCCTTGGCCACGCCGATGCGCAGGCCCTTGACTTCTTCGGAGGCAAAGGCGTCGTGCGGCGCGTCTTCCAGCGGGGCGATGTTCAGCTTGGAGACGATGAACACCGCGCGCAGGTCGGTGCCGGCGGCGCGCAGCAGGGTGGCCAGCTTGTGGTCGGCGTACAGGGTGACGTGGGTGTCCAGCGAATGGCCCACCGTGCCTGCCTTGCGTAGCGGCTCGATGGCCTTGGTCACCTCGGAACGCACGGCCAGCACCGCCTCCCACCGTTCGCTCTCGTCGGAGCTGACGTTGTACAGCGGCGTATCGGACCCGCGCAGGGCGAATACCGTGGGCACGGCGGGGCGCAGCGCCTCGGGGATGTGCCGGAACACTTCCTCCGCCGTGAAGCTGAGCACCGGGGCCATGTCGCGCACCAGCACCAGCAGGATGTGCAGGAGCGCCGTCTGGGCGGAGCGGCGTTCCGGGCTGTCCTTGGCCGAGGCGTACAGGCGGTCCTTCAGCACGTCGAGGTAGAAGGCGCTGAGGTCGGTCACGCACAGGTTGTGCAGGGTGTGGAACACCTTGTGGAATTCGAACTCGGAATACGCCTCCTGGATGCGGGCGTGGGCATCGGTCATGATGTCCAGGGCATAGCGGTCCAGCGGGTCCATGACCGAGAACGGCACGATTTCCTCGGGCGTCAGGTCGTCGATGTTGCCGAGCAGATAGCGGCAGGTGTTGCGGATGCGCCGGTAGGCGTCCACCAGTCGGCTGAGGATTTCATCCGAGATGCGGATGTCTTCGCGGTAATCGACGGAGGCCACCCACAGGCGCAGGATTTCCGCGCCGAACTTGTCGATGATCTCCTGCGGGGCGACGACGTTGCCGATGGACTTGGACATCTTGCGGCCTTCACCGTCCACCACGTAGCCGTGGGTGAGCACGGCGCGGTAGGGCGGCACGCCGCGGGTGCCCATGGAGGCCAGCAGGGAACTGTGGAACCAGCCGCGATGCTGGTCCGAGCCTTCCAGGTACAGGTCCGCCGGGAACGCGGTGTCGCCGCGCTGTTCCAGCACGGCGGAGAAGCTGGTGCCCGAATCGAACCACACGTCCAGGATGTCGGTTTCCTTCTTCCAGTGGTTGCCGCCGCAGTGCGGGCAGGCCAGACCGGCGGGCACGATGTCTTCCAGCGGCGTTTCGTACCAGTAGTCGCAGCCGGTGGGGTGCTTGGCGAAGCGCTCGGCAATGTCGCGCATCCAGGCGGCGTCGTTCCACGCTTCGCCGCAGCCTTCGCAGAGCAGGGCGATGATGGGCACGCCCCAGGTGCGCTGGCGCGAGATGCACCAGTCGGGGCGGAATTCGATCATGTTGTGGATGCGTTCCTCGCCCCAGGCGGGAATCCAGCGCACGTCGTTGCGGATGGCCGACAGCGCGCGGGCGCGCAGGTCGTTCTTTTCCATGGCGATGAACCACTGGGTGGTGGCCCGGAAGATGACCGGCTTCTTGCAGCGCCAGCAGTGCGGGTAGCTGTGCGATATCTTGCGTTCAGCCAGCAGGTGGCCCACTTCGCGCAGCTTTTCGATGACCTTGGGGTTGGCCTCGAACACGTTCAGCCCGGCAAAGAAGGGCACGGAATCAAGGAAGCGGCCTTCGTCGTTCAGCGGCGACAGGATTTCCAGCCCGTAGCGCAGGCCGGTCTCGTAGTCCTCCCGGCCATGGCCGGGAGCGGTGTGCACGCAGCCGGTGCCGGAATCGAGCACCACGTAGTCGGCCAGCACCACCGGCGAGGGGCGGTCGTAGAAGGGGTGCGCGGCGGCCAGGCCTTCCAGCTTGGCGCCGGGCACGGTGGCCACGATTTCGTAGCTTTCCCAGCCGAAGGTCTTGGCGCTGCTTTCCACCAGCGCGGCGGCCAGCACGTAGTGCGCGCCGTCGTGGCGGACCACGGCGTAGTCATGGTCGGGGTGCACGGCCACGGCCATGTTGTCGGGCAGGGTCCAGGGAGTGGTGGTCCAGATGACGATGTAGGCACTGGCAGCGTCCGCCGCGGACAGGCCCAGCACTTCTGCCGCCTTGGCGTCGCGCAGGGGAAAGCGCACGAAGACGGAGGGCGAGGTGTGATCGTAGTATTCCACCTCGGCCTCGGCCAGGGCGGTCTGGCACGAGCAGCACCAGTAGATGGGCTTCTTGCTGCGCACCACGTTGCCCGCGGCCACGAAGTTGCCGAGCTCGCGTGCGGTGGCGGATTCGTAGGCCGGGTCCATGGTCATATAGGGCTTGTCCCAGGCGCCCAGCACGCCAAGCCGCCTGAATTCCTTGCGCTGGATGTCCAGGTACTTTTCCGCGTACTGGCGGCAGCGCTTGCGCACCACGTGGGCGGGCAGTTCCTTTTTCTTTTCGCCCAGTTCCTGTTCCACCTTGTGTTCGATGGGCAGGCCGTGACAGTCCCAGCCGGGCACGTAGCGGGCGGCGTAGCCCTGCATGTTGCGCGACTTGACCACCATGTCCTTCAGGATCTTGTTCAGCGCCGTCCCCAGATGAATGTGCCCGTTGGCGTAGGGGGGGCCGTCGTGCAGGACGTACTGGCCCTTCTGGCCGGAGGCCTGCGCCAT
It contains:
- the lspA gene encoding signal peptidase II, producing MRPRFVMVFSIAAAVIGLDQLTKLWAVTAIPEQHSVPVVTGFFDLVNVRNRGAAFGFLNRSDIEWQFWLFLVATVLAVWAIISLTRAAQDDKVLFTGFGCILGGALGNLIDRVRFRAVIDFLDFYVGDWHWPAFNVADIAICVGAFLAFIAMYRQPAPRNRSNAR
- a CDS encoding PLD nuclease N-terminal domain-containing protein; translation: MNMALLIPLLAIPILPNLWCIWHSYKHEFDRPAEKALWMAAGIFLPVLGGLAYLVFGQRHARKP
- the ybgF gene encoding tol-pal system protein YbgF codes for the protein MKTRILYRRILPVCSLAALVALVGCVRQEDVDALNARVMRQDQQIQTLNSQLSGVQPAQADTWSQVQSTRQEIATLRGQIDDMQMRLNATGDQSRDLPQMRDQLNRHDIALRQMASQLAIDIDSVLAAPAPAGATGAVSSTGTTHAGDPNAPVLLVNPGKENGFVVAPSSQPTGPVTVPPAQSGTMAVTNAEPAKAAPAPAAKPAAAAVDTAQALYDQGMTAFNERRYKDSVKAFTDFTDTFGNHKLTSNAWFWQGEANFQQQDYARSALAYEQVISKYPKSPKYASSLLKQGICFYKLGKKDAGKVRLDELIKKLPDSPEAQRAKKFLSENK
- the ileS gene encoding isoleucine--tRNA ligase — its product is MSDYKKTLHLPDTKFPMKANLTQREPEMLKFWEGIDAYAAMAQASGQKGQYVLHDGPPYANGHIHLGTALNKILKDMVVKSRNMQGYAARYVPGWDCHGLPIEHKVEQELGEKKKELPAHVVRKRCRQYAEKYLDIQRKEFRRLGVLGAWDKPYMTMDPAYESATARELGNFVAAGNVVRSKKPIYWCCSCQTALAEAEVEYYDHTSPSVFVRFPLRDAKAAEVLGLSAADAASAYIVIWTTTPWTLPDNMAVAVHPDHDYAVVRHDGAHYVLAAALVESSAKTFGWESYEIVATVPGAKLEGLAAAHPFYDRPSPVVLADYVVLDSGTGCVHTAPGHGREDYETGLRYGLEILSPLNDEGRFLDSVPFFAGLNVFEANPKVIEKLREVGHLLAERKISHSYPHCWRCKKPVIFRATTQWFIAMEKNDLRARALSAIRNDVRWIPAWGEERIHNMIEFRPDWCISRQRTWGVPIIALLCEGCGEAWNDAAWMRDIAERFAKHPTGCDYWYETPLEDIVPAGLACPHCGGNHWKKETDILDVWFDSGTSFSAVLEQRGDTAFPADLYLEGSDQHRGWFHSSLLASMGTRGVPPYRAVLTHGYVVDGEGRKMSKSIGNVVAPQEIIDKFGAEILRLWVASVDYREDIRISDEILSRLVDAYRRIRNTCRYLLGNIDDLTPEEIVPFSVMDPLDRYALDIMTDAHARIQEAYSEFEFHKVFHTLHNLCVTDLSAFYLDVLKDRLYASAKDSPERRSAQTALLHILLVLVRDMAPVLSFTAEEVFRHIPEALRPAVPTVFALRGSDTPLYNVSSDESERWEAVLAVRSEVTKAIEPLRKAGTVGHSLDTHVTLYADHKLATLLRAAGTDLRAVFIVSKLNIAPLEDAPHDAFASEEVKGLRIGVAKAPGAKCERCWIYHEELGADPDFPGACARCTTVLRTGGAE